A stretch of the Marinobacter sp. JH2 genome encodes the following:
- a CDS encoding M23 family metallopeptidase, with amino-acid sequence MTPNADMNVIFVGKSHGQPRTLNLNAAMIAGLFLGVVAVVLAAGWGGYRFAMERVAAAEPTESELVAEWQAKLQEQKAEMDRVRQNVDLQIDALTLRLGRIQGSLLRLDALGQRFVESGIVTSDEFNFDQPAAVGGPEEGGLQADSFSAPELTDMIDQVEAQIDDREKQLRLLEKVASRQKLEDELYVQGRPITWGWLSSKYGYRSDPFTGKRTWHSGVDLAGKDGSDIIAVASGVVTYADERYGYGNLVEIDHGEGLVTRYAHAKAIKVKVGEIVQKGQSVALMGSTGRSTGPHVHFEVIRNGKPENPEKYIRRASR; translated from the coding sequence ATGACACCGAACGCCGATATGAATGTAATTTTCGTTGGCAAAAGCCATGGCCAGCCTCGAACGCTAAACCTCAACGCAGCTATGATAGCCGGCCTGTTTTTGGGCGTGGTCGCAGTGGTACTCGCAGCAGGCTGGGGTGGATACCGCTTTGCCATGGAAAGAGTGGCAGCAGCGGAGCCGACCGAATCTGAACTGGTGGCTGAATGGCAGGCAAAACTGCAAGAGCAGAAAGCTGAAATGGATCGGGTACGTCAGAACGTTGATCTTCAGATTGATGCTCTGACCCTTCGGCTGGGCCGTATTCAAGGCAGTTTGTTGCGCTTGGATGCGTTGGGCCAGCGGTTTGTTGAGTCCGGCATTGTGACCAGCGATGAGTTTAATTTTGATCAGCCCGCCGCAGTCGGTGGTCCTGAAGAGGGTGGGCTGCAGGCCGATTCCTTCAGTGCCCCTGAATTGACCGATATGATCGACCAGGTCGAAGCCCAAATTGACGACCGTGAAAAACAGTTGCGCCTGTTGGAAAAAGTGGCTTCGCGCCAGAAGCTGGAAGACGAATTATACGTTCAGGGGCGCCCGATCACCTGGGGTTGGTTGTCTTCGAAGTATGGCTATCGGTCTGACCCCTTCACCGGAAAGCGAACTTGGCATAGCGGTGTTGATCTTGCCGGTAAAGACGGCAGTGACATCATCGCGGTGGCTAGTGGTGTAGTTACCTACGCCGATGAGCGCTATGGCTACGGCAACTTGGTCGAGATTGATCACGGCGAAGGGTTAGTGACCCGTTACGCCCATGCCAAGGCCATCAAAGTGAAGGTCGGGGAAATCGTCCAAAAGGGGCAGAGTGTCGCGCTAATGGGCAGTACGGGTCGTTCTACTGGCCCACACGTACATTTTGAAGTTATCCGCAACGGAAAACCTGAAAACCCCGAAAAATATATCCGCCGCGCAAGCCGCTGA
- a CDS encoding DciA family protein, with translation MSKKIDQKTIFSAVSSSSGTTLKQLVAKAGMHVEAEQIVLAAIPAELTKGTRFVACQDGELVLSTDTASKATRLRFRQHEIMEALRNNELFRFVWKVRIKVAPARYEARKKVEKIPLSKENARLLEEEAGHTKDKALREVLEKLASHVRD, from the coding sequence ATGAGCAAAAAAATCGATCAAAAAACGATCTTCAGCGCAGTTTCGTCGAGTTCCGGAACAACACTGAAACAACTTGTCGCAAAAGCTGGAATGCACGTCGAGGCTGAACAGATCGTGCTCGCAGCCATTCCCGCCGAGCTGACGAAGGGCACTCGCTTTGTAGCTTGCCAGGACGGTGAGCTTGTGCTGTCAACGGATACCGCCAGCAAAGCTACTCGACTCAGGTTCCGCCAACACGAGATTATGGAAGCGCTGAGGAATAACGAGCTCTTTCGGTTTGTATGGAAGGTTCGCATAAAAGTCGCGCCCGCCCGATACGAAGCTCGCAAAAAGGTCGAAAAGATACCTCTCAGCAAAGAAAATGCCCGACTCCTCGAAGAGGAGGCCGGGCACACGAAGGATAAAGCTCTACGCGAGGTTCTCGAAAAACTCGCAAGCCACGTCCGAGATTAA
- the lpxC gene encoding UDP-3-O-acyl-N-acetylglucosamine deacetylase gives MIRQRTLKNTIRATGVGLHSGEKVYLTLKPAPVDAGIIFRRTDLDPVVEIRACAENVGETTLSTTLVKDGVRVATVEHLLSAMAGLGIDNCYVELSAAEVPIMDGSAGPFVFLLQSAGIAEQDAAKRFIRIKREVTVEEDGKKATFLPFEGFKVSFGIDFDHPVFKGRAQTATVDFSSTSFVKEVSRARTFGFMRDIEKLRAMNLALGGSVDNAIVVDDYKILNEDGLRYDDEFVKHKVLDAIGDLYLLGNSLIGEFRGVKSGHGLNNKLLRKLKAEEESWEVVTFEDEATAPISYMKPVLAVEG, from the coding sequence ATGATTAGACAACGCACACTCAAAAACACCATCCGCGCGACCGGTGTTGGCCTGCATTCAGGGGAAAAGGTTTACCTGACTCTGAAGCCGGCCCCGGTCGATGCCGGAATCATCTTCCGGCGCACGGATCTCGACCCAGTAGTCGAAATTCGTGCCTGTGCGGAAAATGTGGGTGAGACCACGCTGTCCACGACGCTGGTAAAAGACGGTGTGCGTGTGGCAACAGTAGAGCACTTACTGTCTGCTATGGCTGGTCTCGGAATCGATAACTGTTACGTAGAGCTAAGCGCTGCCGAAGTGCCTATTATGGACGGATCGGCCGGCCCGTTCGTGTTCCTGCTGCAATCCGCAGGCATTGCCGAACAAGATGCTGCCAAGCGCTTTATCCGTATCAAGCGGGAAGTGACGGTTGAAGAAGATGGTAAAAAAGCCACCTTCCTTCCGTTCGAAGGCTTCAAGGTCAGCTTTGGTATTGATTTCGATCACCCGGTGTTTAAGGGCCGCGCCCAAACCGCAACGGTCGACTTCTCAAGCACTTCCTTCGTAAAAGAAGTATCTCGTGCCCGTACATTTGGGTTTATGCGTGATATCGAGAAGCTGCGAGCCATGAATCTGGCCCTTGGTGGTAGTGTCGATAATGCGATTGTGGTTGATGACTACAAAATTCTGAACGAAGACGGTTTGCGCTACGACGACGAGTTCGTTAAGCACAAAGTGTTGGACGCGATCGGGGATCTTTATCTGCTTGGCAACAGTTTGATTGGTGAGTTCCGTGGCGTTAAGTCGGGTCACGGCTTAAACAACAAGCTGCTGCGTAAGCTCAAGGCCGAAGAGGAGTCGTGGGAAGTTGTGACGTTCGAAGACGAAGCGACAGCTCCGATTTCTTATATGAAGCCTGTGCTGGCGGTCGAGGGCTAA
- the ftsZ gene encoding cell division protein FtsZ, with product MFELVDNVQQSAVIKVVGVGGGGGNAVRHMLNSDIEGVEFICANTDAQALTDLDARQIIQLGGNITKGLGAGANPEVGRQSALEDRDRIAEALNGSDMVFITAGMGGGTGTGAAPIVAEVAREMGILTVAVVTKPFQFEGGKRMSVAESGLKELEETVDSLITIPNEKLLAVMGKKTSLLDAFAAANDVLLGAVQGIADLITRNGMINVDFADVKTVMSEMGMAMMGTARATGENRAQEAAEAAVRSPLLEDVNLQGAKGILVNITAGMDLNLGEFTEVGDIIREFASESATVVVGTVIDPEMTEELKVTVVATGLGGDREKPTKVVDNSRTLDGKTDYNQLDRPAILRRRAVTQGNVALDQSKESEEQGVDYLDIPAFLRRQAD from the coding sequence ATGTTTGAACTCGTCGATAATGTTCAACAAAGCGCAGTCATTAAGGTTGTCGGTGTTGGCGGTGGCGGTGGTAATGCCGTACGTCACATGCTTAACAGCGACATTGAGGGCGTAGAATTTATTTGCGCCAACACAGACGCCCAGGCACTGACAGACCTGGACGCGCGTCAGATCATTCAGTTGGGTGGCAACATCACCAAAGGGCTGGGTGCCGGTGCGAACCCGGAAGTGGGGCGCCAGTCCGCTCTTGAAGACCGTGACCGCATCGCTGAAGCGCTGAACGGCTCTGATATGGTATTCATTACCGCTGGCATGGGTGGCGGTACCGGTACCGGAGCCGCGCCTATCGTGGCCGAAGTGGCCCGCGAAATGGGTATTCTGACGGTAGCGGTGGTTACCAAGCCGTTCCAGTTTGAGGGCGGCAAGCGCATGAGCGTTGCCGAATCTGGCTTGAAAGAGCTGGAAGAAACCGTTGATTCATTGATCACCATCCCGAACGAAAAACTGCTGGCGGTCATGGGTAAGAAAACCAGTCTTCTGGACGCATTCGCCGCAGCCAACGATGTTCTGCTGGGTGCCGTTCAAGGTATCGCTGACCTGATCACCCGCAACGGTATGATCAACGTCGACTTTGCCGACGTGAAGACGGTGATGTCCGAGATGGGCATGGCCATGATGGGTACAGCTCGTGCAACCGGTGAAAACCGTGCGCAGGAAGCTGCGGAAGCCGCTGTTCGTAGCCCGCTTCTCGAAGACGTTAACCTGCAGGGTGCCAAAGGTATTCTGGTTAACATCACTGCTGGTATGGACCTGAACTTGGGTGAGTTCACCGAAGTGGGTGACATCATCCGTGAATTCGCCTCCGAATCTGCCACGGTTGTTGTGGGTACTGTGATTGATCCGGAAATGACTGAAGAGTTGAAGGTCACGGTTGTGGCGACTGGTCTGGGTGGCGATCGTGAAAAGCCGACCAAAGTGGTGGATAACTCGCGCACTCTGGATGGCAAAACCGATTACAACCAGTTGGATCGTCCGGCGATTCTACGTCGTCGCGCAGTCACTCAAGGCAATGTAGCACTGGACCAGAGCAAAGAAAGCGAAGAGCAAGGCGTGGACTATCTCGATATTCCCGCATTCCTTCGTAGGCAGGCTGATTGA
- the ftsA gene encoding cell division protein FtsA, with protein sequence MSSVETENMIVGLDIGTSKVVAIVGKRKMDGTIEVVGIGSHPSRGLKRGVVVNIEVTVQAIQRAVEEAELMAGCRIHSVYAGIAGSHIKSLNSHGIVAIRDREVTQADIDRVIDAAQAVAIPADQKVLHILPQEFVIDNQEGIKEPMGMSGVRLEAKVHLVTCAVNAAQNIDKCVKRCGLEVDDIILEQLASSHAILTEDEKELGVCVVDVGGGTTDIAVFTGGAIRHTAVIPIAGDQVTNDIAMALRTPTQNAEEIKIKYACALTQLAGAEDTIKVPSVGDRAPRDLSRQALAEVVEPRYEELFTLVQSELRRSGFEEMIPAGIVITGGSSTMEGVVELAEEIFHMPVRLACPQAVSGMTEVVNNPIYATGVGLLIHGFRQMDLGRTPVLKAEDAPSLIERMKAWFTGQF encoded by the coding sequence ATGTCATCGGTTGAAACGGAAAACATGATTGTCGGCCTGGATATCGGAACCTCCAAGGTGGTTGCGATCGTCGGCAAACGCAAAATGGATGGAACCATTGAAGTCGTCGGAATTGGCTCGCACCCATCTCGCGGTCTTAAGCGCGGCGTGGTGGTGAACATTGAAGTCACCGTGCAAGCCATCCAGAGGGCGGTGGAAGAAGCCGAGTTGATGGCAGGTTGTCGGATTCATTCCGTGTATGCGGGCATTGCTGGCAGTCACATCAAGAGTTTGAACTCTCACGGCATTGTCGCGATTCGGGACCGTGAAGTGACTCAAGCAGATATTGACCGGGTTATTGACGCGGCTCAGGCGGTAGCGATCCCGGCTGACCAGAAAGTGCTGCACATTTTGCCGCAGGAATTCGTCATCGATAACCAGGAGGGCATCAAAGAGCCTATGGGTATGTCTGGTGTTCGCTTGGAAGCCAAGGTGCATTTGGTCACTTGTGCTGTCAACGCGGCCCAGAACATCGATAAGTGTGTGAAGCGCTGCGGCCTGGAAGTGGATGACATCATTCTGGAGCAGCTGGCCTCCAGCCACGCCATCCTGACCGAAGATGAGAAAGAGCTTGGGGTTTGCGTAGTGGATGTGGGTGGCGGGACTACTGACATCGCCGTATTTACCGGGGGCGCTATCCGCCACACTGCCGTCATTCCTATCGCCGGCGATCAGGTGACCAATGACATCGCGATGGCCCTGCGCACGCCGACTCAGAACGCGGAAGAAATCAAAATCAAATACGCCTGTGCGCTGACCCAGCTTGCAGGCGCTGAAGACACCATCAAAGTGCCCAGCGTTGGTGATCGGGCGCCGCGCGATCTTTCCCGTCAGGCGCTGGCGGAAGTCGTCGAGCCTCGTTACGAAGAGCTGTTCACGTTGGTGCAGTCCGAACTACGCCGCTCCGGATTCGAAGAAATGATTCCGGCAGGCATCGTCATCACGGGCGGTTCCTCCACCATGGAAGGGGTGGTCGAGCTGGCCGAAGAAATCTTCCACATGCCGGTAAGGCTCGCCTGTCCGCAGGCGGTATCCGGCATGACGGAGGTAGTCAACAATCCGATATACGCCACTGGCGTTGGCTTGTTGATTCATGGTTTCCGGCAAATGGACCTTGGCCGGACACCGGTGCTCAAAGCTGAGGATGCTCCCTCATTGATTGAGCGCATGAAAGCCTGGTTTACCGGTCAGTTCTGA
- a CDS encoding cell division protein FtsQ/DivIB: MLETLLIRSRAVPPEQPRRRGATTLEPGQDRFGVLKAILAAVPWLQVGLGATVVLLAALVPWGTDRLLTAMDQQILAVDVQGQFVGDSRIGVERAAGAWIGKSYFSTDLADIKAVLEQRPWVESAAVKRVWPGRLVIDIREKKPLAYWSDGRLVSRSGELFSPPNPEVAGRLPKLSGPDERVREVITMARKMSEQLYGYGLGFAGLALEARGAWTLTLASGIEVVLGRDKVEQRFERFITVYENRLASRVDEVSRVDARYTNGIAVQWKADAAVAAPKS; this comes from the coding sequence ATGCTTGAAACACTACTGATCCGGAGCCGGGCGGTACCGCCTGAGCAGCCCCGGCGACGGGGGGCAACCACCCTAGAGCCAGGGCAAGACCGGTTTGGAGTGTTGAAAGCGATATTGGCGGCTGTGCCTTGGCTGCAGGTCGGATTGGGAGCAACGGTGGTTTTGCTGGCGGCGTTGGTCCCTTGGGGAACTGATCGCCTTTTGACGGCGATGGATCAACAGATTCTGGCCGTCGATGTTCAGGGCCAGTTTGTTGGTGACAGCCGGATCGGAGTTGAACGCGCGGCGGGTGCTTGGATTGGTAAAAGCTATTTTTCAACCGATCTGGCCGACATCAAGGCTGTATTGGAACAACGGCCATGGGTTGAGTCTGCGGCGGTTAAGCGCGTGTGGCCCGGGCGTTTGGTGATTGATATTCGGGAAAAAAAGCCGCTGGCTTATTGGAGTGACGGGCGGCTGGTTAGTCGATCCGGCGAGTTATTCTCGCCGCCGAATCCGGAAGTCGCTGGCCGCTTGCCAAAGCTTTCGGGGCCGGATGAGCGAGTGAGAGAGGTTATCACCATGGCTCGGAAAATGAGTGAGCAGCTTTACGGTTACGGGCTTGGTTTTGCAGGGCTGGCGCTCGAGGCACGAGGTGCCTGGACGCTGACTCTGGCAAGCGGCATTGAAGTGGTGTTGGGGCGCGACAAAGTTGAACAACGATTTGAGCGCTTCATAACGGTTTACGAGAACCGGTTGGCCTCCCGCGTGGACGAAGTCAGCCGGGTAGATGCCCGCTATACAAACGGCATAGCGGTGCAGTGGAAAGCGGATGCAGCAGTTGCTGCACCGAAGTCCTGA
- a CDS encoding D-alanine--D-alanine ligase produces MSHTDSDNYLASPELVKGLGRVAVFMGGNSAEREVSLNSGEAVLSALQSAGVDAHGIDVQGCLLGAVESPKFDRVFIALHGRGGEDGTIQAILQQAGIPYTGSEVLASALAMDKLRTKYVFEGCGLPTPAFRAMKSADEAEDIVAKLGTPLSVKPAHEGSSIGIRKVRSVSELAEAYETAAAMDDLVLVEQWIEGPEFTVSLLQDKALPAIGLSTDHDFYDYDAKYLAGDTRYRIPCGLSVEKELQLQQLALDAFRVVGCRTWGRVDIMQDAQGEFWLLEINTVPGMTDHSLVPMAAKAAGIGFQELVVRILEDTLVEAPNA; encoded by the coding sequence ATGAGCCATACCGACTCCGACAACTATTTAGCATCGCCCGAGCTGGTGAAAGGCTTGGGCCGGGTTGCGGTCTTTATGGGAGGCAACTCTGCCGAGCGGGAGGTCTCTCTGAATAGCGGCGAAGCCGTGTTGTCGGCACTGCAGTCGGCAGGCGTGGATGCCCACGGTATAGATGTGCAGGGCTGTTTGCTGGGCGCCGTCGAGTCCCCGAAGTTTGATCGGGTGTTTATCGCTCTGCATGGCAGAGGCGGTGAGGATGGAACCATACAGGCGATTCTGCAGCAGGCAGGCATTCCTTATACCGGTAGTGAAGTGTTGGCATCTGCGCTGGCGATGGACAAGTTACGCACCAAGTACGTGTTCGAAGGCTGTGGGCTTCCGACACCGGCGTTTCGCGCGATGAAGTCTGCTGATGAAGCGGAGGATATTGTGGCCAAACTGGGCACTCCGCTGAGCGTAAAGCCCGCTCACGAAGGTTCCAGCATCGGTATTCGCAAGGTGCGCAGCGTTAGTGAGCTGGCAGAGGCCTACGAAACAGCTGCAGCCATGGATGACCTGGTGCTGGTGGAACAGTGGATTGAAGGCCCGGAATTTACCGTTAGCTTACTGCAAGACAAGGCACTGCCCGCGATTGGCCTGAGCACCGATCACGATTTCTACGATTACGATGCGAAGTATCTGGCAGGCGACACGCGCTACCGCATTCCGTGTGGTTTGTCGGTTGAAAAAGAGCTGCAATTGCAGCAGTTGGCGCTAGATGCGTTTCGTGTGGTTGGCTGCCGAACTTGGGGACGTGTAGACATCATGCAGGACGCGCAAGGTGAGTTCTGGCTGCTGGAAATTAACACCGTACCGGGAATGACCGATCACAGCTTGGTACCTATGGCAGCGAAAGCGGCTGGCATCGGTTTTCAAGAACTGGTGGTGCGGATTCTGGAAGACACTTTGGTGGAGGCACCGAATGCTTGA